One genomic segment of Amycolatopsis sp. WQ 127309 includes these proteins:
- a CDS encoding acyl-CoA dehydrogenase, which produces MPVALTDEQAALAAAIHAWSADCRPRDAVRAAETGPPAGIPAGFADLGLFGVALPAAAGGADGSVADLAAGLAAAAEELVPGPVLSTALGGLLLASVAEAKELLTAVAEGTATIAVLLDEPADDVLVPGAHPDAWLLVPSGDGHVLLAPGTPGVTIEPVAPFDFSRPLGRVRVADVSGDVLTLPPVAELAAILAAAEAAGVARRTLTIAVEYAKVREQFGQPIGGFQAIKHLCAEMLCRAEAAEALAWDAAGGQHPLSVASAAVVALDAAVANAEDCVQVLGGIGFTWEHDAHLYLRRAVALRQWLGGSGPWRRRAAALALAGTERTLGVDVGDDPSLREEVARIAALPEGEQRVALADAGLLTPHWPVPFGRGADAAAQLRIDGALAAAGVRRPDLVIGAWAVPTILEHGSDEQRERFARPTLRGELTWCQLFSEPGAGSDLASLRTAARRVDGGWRLSGQKVWTSLAREAGWGICLARTDPAAPKHKGITYFLVDMRAEGITTRPLREITGEAVFNEVFLDDVFVPDADVVGEPNGGWRLARTTLANERVAIGGGSAVGESVQQLVSTVDVSALDDVARDRLGELVAQGVAGSVLDLRAALRRLGGQDPGAESSVRKLLGVQHRQDVAEFALTLAGTAALAATGPAAAAHHEFLMTRCLSIAGGTTQVLRSLTAERLLGLPR; this is translated from the coding sequence ATGCCGGTCGCGCTCACCGACGAACAGGCCGCGTTGGCCGCGGCGATCCACGCCTGGTCCGCCGACTGCCGGCCGCGCGACGCGGTCCGGGCAGCGGAAACCGGGCCCCCGGCGGGGATTCCCGCCGGGTTCGCCGACCTCGGCCTGTTCGGCGTCGCGCTGCCGGCCGCCGCGGGCGGGGCCGACGGCAGCGTCGCCGATCTCGCCGCCGGGCTGGCCGCGGCGGCCGAGGAACTGGTGCCGGGACCCGTCCTGAGCACCGCCCTGGGTGGGCTCCTGCTCGCTTCGGTGGCCGAGGCCAAGGAGCTGCTGACGGCGGTGGCCGAAGGAACGGCCACGATCGCGGTGCTGCTGGACGAGCCCGCTGACGACGTCCTCGTGCCCGGCGCGCACCCGGACGCCTGGCTGCTGGTGCCCTCCGGTGACGGCCACGTGCTGCTCGCGCCCGGCACCCCCGGCGTCACGATCGAGCCCGTGGCGCCGTTCGACTTCTCGCGGCCGCTGGGGCGCGTCCGGGTCGCCGACGTCTCCGGTGACGTCCTGACGCTGCCGCCGGTGGCCGAGCTGGCCGCAATCCTGGCCGCCGCCGAGGCCGCCGGGGTGGCGCGGCGGACGCTGACCATCGCCGTCGAGTACGCCAAGGTCCGCGAGCAGTTCGGTCAGCCGATCGGGGGATTCCAGGCGATCAAGCACCTGTGCGCCGAGATGCTCTGCCGCGCCGAAGCGGCCGAAGCGCTGGCCTGGGACGCGGCCGGCGGGCAGCACCCGCTCTCGGTGGCGAGCGCGGCCGTCGTCGCCCTCGACGCGGCCGTCGCCAACGCCGAGGACTGCGTCCAGGTGCTCGGCGGGATCGGCTTCACCTGGGAGCACGACGCCCACCTCTACCTGCGCCGGGCCGTCGCGCTGCGGCAGTGGCTCGGCGGCTCCGGGCCGTGGCGGCGGCGGGCGGCGGCCCTCGCGCTCGCCGGGACCGAACGCACCCTCGGCGTCGACGTCGGTGACGATCCTTCGCTGCGTGAGGAGGTCGCGCGGATCGCCGCGCTGCCCGAAGGCGAGCAGCGGGTCGCGCTGGCCGACGCGGGATTGCTGACGCCGCACTGGCCGGTGCCGTTCGGGCGTGGCGCCGATGCCGCTGCCCAGCTGCGGATCGACGGTGCGCTGGCCGCCGCCGGCGTTCGCCGTCCGGACCTGGTCATCGGCGCGTGGGCGGTGCCGACGATCCTCGAGCACGGCAGTGACGAGCAGCGCGAGCGGTTCGCCCGGCCCACCCTGCGGGGCGAGCTGACGTGGTGCCAGCTGTTCAGCGAGCCCGGCGCCGGCTCCGACCTGGCCTCGCTGCGGACGGCGGCCCGGCGCGTCGACGGCGGCTGGCGGCTGAGCGGGCAGAAGGTGTGGACGTCGCTGGCCCGGGAAGCCGGCTGGGGGATCTGCCTGGCCCGCACCGACCCGGCCGCGCCCAAGCACAAGGGCATCACGTATTTCCTGGTCGACATGCGCGCCGAAGGCATCACCACCCGGCCGCTGCGCGAGATCACCGGCGAGGCCGTGTTCAACGAGGTGTTCCTCGACGACGTCTTCGTGCCCGACGCCGACGTCGTCGGCGAGCCGAACGGCGGCTGGCGGCTGGCGCGCACGACCCTCGCGAACGAGCGCGTGGCCATCGGCGGCGGCTCGGCGGTCGGCGAGAGCGTGCAGCAGCTGGTGTCCACAGTGGACGTCTCGGCGCTGGACGACGTCGCCCGCGACCGCCTCGGCGAGCTGGTGGCCCAGGGCGTCGCGGGTTCGGTCCTGGACCTCCGAGCGGCCTTGCGCCGGCTGGGCGGCCAGGACCCGGGCGCGGAGTCGAGCGTCCGCAAGCTGCTCGGGGTGCAGCACCGCCAGGACGTCGCGGAGTTCGCCCTGACCCTGGCCGGCACGGCCGCCCTGGCCGCGACCGGCCCCGCGGCGGCCGCGCACCACGAGTTCCTGATGACCCGCTGCCTCTCGATAGCCGGCGGCACCACCCAAGTCCTCCGGTCCCTGACCGCAGAACGCCTGCTGGGCCTACCCCGCTAG
- a CDS encoding SNF2-related protein translates to MEFSAQTQATYLPSDPPREGVLALWGGDVAGGTTIELVLPRGGKFARTKVDAELVPLERALPRLLTVGEEASPAVAAWSAAVNAGVNLVARGRLRPAVTPSGVGSWRIGPLDAADEELLRGLAGALPPEAYALPLTGLKRIRLHSPDSLVRALWDATADLLVRSPAAPVGAGDPAFAAREPALLGPDGAAWLAELAEREPRGAQLILRVEARGEDTFAGVLAVRSTAEASLVVEAATLWDAPEAVLSRLGDQVETQVLLGLRRGARAWPPLGRVLAESAPAELPLSDDEVVDLLTDGSRDLGGAGIEVLWSKGMFAGEVKAKASATQAPASVTGPDFALRSMLEFRWQLSLGGEQLTEAEVTALAEAKRPLVRLRGQWVRVDPQLLAKVRGRSRKLGAGEALAAALTGELELDGEQVEFAAPSVLGGLVERLRDRPGDLAAPPPGLQATLRPYQQAGLAWLATMTGLGLGACLADDMGLGKTIQLIALHLHRRALTDSTAPAGSAAPADSTALTDSVAPAGPTAPADSTVLTDLMAPTDPTAPADSTALIDSAAPADSTTPAGDVSPETAAGVPPGDQPKPGGPTLVLCPTSLLGNWEREFARFAPHIPVRRFHGGSRHLDDLAPDEVVLATYGVLRRDRATLSEVDWGLVAADEAQHVKNPLSATAKELRKVPARARVALTGTPVENRLTELWSIVDWTTPGLLGPLDRFRRTVARPIERDRDKAVTERLAATVRPFLLRRRKSDPDIAPELPPKTETDRFVPLTAEQTTLYEAVVRENLAEIKATQGIQRRGQVLQLLTELKQICNHPAQFLKEPHGALTGRSGKLAAFEELLDVILDEGESVLVFSQYVQLCKLLRRRLEERGLPTELLSGESSPGQRQDMVDRFQAGEIPVFLLSLKAGGVGLNLTKATHVIHYDRWWNPAVEDQATDRAYRIGQDRPVQVHRLIAEGTLEERIAVVLEKKRGLAESIVGAGEDWITELSDDELADLVRLGSG, encoded by the coding sequence GTGGAGTTCAGCGCACAGACCCAGGCCACCTACCTTCCCTCGGATCCGCCGAGGGAAGGCGTGCTGGCGCTGTGGGGCGGCGACGTGGCCGGCGGGACCACGATCGAGCTCGTGCTGCCCCGGGGCGGGAAGTTCGCGAGGACGAAGGTGGACGCCGAGCTCGTCCCGCTCGAACGCGCGCTGCCGCGGCTGCTGACCGTGGGGGAGGAAGCGAGCCCGGCCGTGGCGGCCTGGTCGGCGGCCGTCAACGCCGGGGTGAACCTCGTCGCGCGGGGGCGGCTGCGTCCGGCCGTCACGCCGAGCGGGGTCGGCTCGTGGCGGATCGGGCCGCTGGACGCCGCGGACGAGGAGCTGCTGCGCGGGCTCGCCGGGGCGTTGCCGCCGGAGGCGTACGCGCTGCCGTTGACCGGGCTGAAACGCATCCGGCTGCACTCACCGGACTCCCTGGTGCGCGCGTTGTGGGACGCGACGGCCGACCTGCTGGTGCGCAGCCCGGCGGCGCCGGTCGGGGCGGGCGACCCGGCGTTCGCAGCGCGGGAACCGGCGCTGCTCGGCCCGGACGGCGCGGCCTGGCTGGCCGAGCTGGCGGAGCGCGAGCCGCGGGGCGCCCAGCTGATCCTGCGGGTCGAGGCGCGCGGCGAAGATACGTTCGCCGGGGTGCTCGCGGTGCGCAGCACGGCCGAGGCGAGCCTCGTGGTGGAGGCGGCGACGCTCTGGGACGCGCCGGAGGCGGTGCTGAGCCGCCTCGGCGACCAGGTGGAGACGCAGGTGCTGCTCGGCCTGCGGCGTGGCGCGCGGGCGTGGCCGCCGTTGGGCCGGGTGCTGGCCGAGTCCGCGCCCGCCGAGCTGCCGCTGTCGGACGACGAGGTCGTCGACCTGCTCACCGACGGCAGCCGTGACCTGGGCGGCGCCGGGATCGAGGTGCTCTGGTCGAAGGGCATGTTCGCGGGCGAGGTCAAGGCGAAGGCGAGCGCGACGCAGGCGCCGGCGAGCGTCACCGGCCCGGACTTCGCGCTGCGCAGCATGCTGGAGTTCCGCTGGCAGCTCAGCCTGGGTGGCGAGCAGCTGACCGAGGCCGAGGTCACGGCGCTGGCCGAGGCGAAGCGGCCGCTGGTCCGGCTGCGGGGCCAGTGGGTCCGCGTCGACCCGCAGCTGCTGGCCAAGGTCCGCGGCCGCAGCCGCAAGCTCGGCGCGGGCGAGGCGCTGGCGGCGGCGCTCACGGGCGAGCTGGAACTGGACGGCGAACAGGTCGAGTTCGCGGCCCCTTCCGTCCTGGGCGGCTTGGTGGAGCGCCTGCGCGACCGGCCGGGCGACCTAGCGGCCCCGCCACCGGGCCTGCAGGCGACGCTGCGCCCGTACCAGCAGGCGGGGCTGGCCTGGCTGGCGACGATGACCGGCCTGGGCCTGGGCGCGTGCCTGGCCGACGACATGGGCCTGGGCAAGACGATCCAGCTGATCGCCCTGCACCTGCACCGCCGCGCGCTCACGGACTCGACGGCGCCCGCGGGCTCGGCGGCACCTGCTGACTCGACGGCGCTCACGGACTCGGTGGCGCCCGCTGGCCCGACGGCACCCGCTGACTCGACGGTGCTCACGGACTTGATGGCACCCACGGACCCGACAGCACCCGCTGACTCGACGGCGCTCATTGACTCGGCGGCGCCCGCAGACTCGACGACGCCCGCTGGCGACGTTTCCCCGGAGACCGCCGCCGGTGTCCCGCCGGGCGACCAGCCGAAGCCCGGCGGGCCGACCCTCGTGCTCTGCCCGACCTCCCTGCTCGGCAACTGGGAACGCGAGTTCGCGCGCTTCGCGCCCCACATCCCCGTCCGCCGGTTCCACGGTGGTAGCCGGCACCTCGACGACCTCGCGCCCGACGAAGTCGTCCTCGCCACCTACGGTGTGCTGCGCCGCGACCGCGCGACACTGTCCGAAGTGGACTGGGGGCTGGTCGCCGCGGACGAGGCGCAGCACGTGAAGAACCCGCTGTCGGCCACGGCCAAGGAGCTGCGCAAGGTCCCGGCGCGGGCGCGGGTGGCGCTCACCGGCACCCCGGTGGAGAACCGGCTCACCGAACTGTGGTCCATTGTGGACTGGACGACGCCCGGGCTGCTCGGCCCGCTCGACCGCTTCCGCCGCACCGTGGCGCGGCCGATCGAGCGTGACCGGGACAAGGCCGTGACCGAGCGGCTCGCCGCGACCGTGCGGCCGTTCCTGCTGCGCCGCCGCAAGAGCGACCCCGACATCGCCCCGGAGCTGCCGCCCAAGACCGAGACCGACCGGTTCGTCCCGCTGACCGCCGAGCAGACCACGCTGTACGAGGCCGTGGTGCGGGAGAACCTGGCCGAGATCAAGGCGACGCAGGGCATCCAGCGGCGCGGGCAGGTGCTGCAGCTGCTCACCGAGCTCAAGCAGATCTGCAACCACCCGGCGCAGTTCCTCAAGGAACCGCACGGCGCGCTCACCGGCCGCTCGGGCAAGCTCGCCGCGTTCGAGGAACTGCTGGACGTCATCCTCGACGAGGGCGAGAGCGTGCTCGTGTTCAGCCAATACGTCCAGCTGTGCAAGCTGCTCCGGCGCCGGCTGGAGGAACGCGGGCTGCCCACCGAGCTGCTCTCCGGCGAGAGCTCGCCGGGGCAGCGACAGGACATGGTCGACCGGTTCCAGGCCGGGGAGATCCCCGTGTTCCTGCTCTCGCTCAAGGCCGGCGGCGTCGGGCTCAACCTGACCAAGGCCACCCACGTGATCCACTACGACCGCTGGTGGAACCCGGCGGTCGAGGACCAGGCCACCGACCGCGCGTACCGGATCGGCCAGGACCGGCCGGTGCAGGTGCACCGGCTGATCGCCGAAGGCACCCTGGAGGAGCGGATCGCCGTCGTGCTCGAGAAGAAGCGCGGGCTCGCCGAGTCGATCGTCGGCGCGGGGGAAGACTGGATCACCGAACTGTCCGACGACGAGCTGGCCGACCTGGTGCGGCTCGGGAGCGGGTGA
- a CDS encoding SWIM zinc finger family protein — translation MPPRRNFGTTWWGRAWVDALEQRAKLDPNRLPRGRTYARKDTVSELSVGAGAVSARVRGSRPQPYRVTITMRTFTDGEWDTLLGVVGTQLGHAAALLDGELPGALAEQAREAGADLLPGPGDLRPRCSCPDSANPCKHVAAVYYLVADEVDRDPFVLFLLRGRPRADVLAELRARRAPARGERPKLPKPEDHGLSPKAAYARRPGAIPALPPPPRTAGRPAVLDLDPPAGTGWTAAALSALAADAASLARDMLIGGATAAELTFEEDLTRRAAGRSAPEVAALAEAAEVPPHDLARWAAAWREAGRGGLTALRETWQPGPGPLAEAQAILADAGFPGTPRIWRNRLTQGDRQLRYGRDARWYRFVRSGAEWRLDGPPSASPVDLAY, via the coding sequence ATGCCGCCGCGGCGCAACTTCGGCACGACGTGGTGGGGCCGGGCCTGGGTCGACGCGCTGGAGCAGCGCGCGAAGCTCGACCCGAACCGGCTGCCGCGCGGGCGGACCTACGCGCGGAAGGACACGGTCAGCGAGCTGAGCGTCGGCGCCGGGGCGGTGAGCGCCCGGGTGCGCGGCAGCCGGCCGCAGCCCTACCGGGTGACGATCACCATGCGCACCTTCACCGACGGCGAGTGGGACACCCTGCTGGGTGTGGTCGGCACCCAGCTCGGGCACGCGGCGGCGCTGCTCGACGGCGAACTGCCGGGCGCGCTCGCCGAGCAGGCCCGCGAGGCGGGCGCCGACCTGCTGCCGGGGCCGGGTGACCTGCGGCCGCGGTGCTCGTGCCCGGACTCGGCGAACCCGTGCAAGCACGTCGCCGCGGTGTACTACCTGGTCGCCGACGAGGTGGACCGCGACCCGTTCGTGCTGTTCCTGCTGCGTGGCCGGCCGCGGGCGGACGTCCTGGCCGAGCTGCGGGCCCGCCGGGCGCCGGCGCGCGGCGAACGGCCCAAGCTGCCCAAGCCCGAGGACCACGGGCTCTCGCCGAAGGCCGCCTACGCCCGGCGGCCGGGCGCGATCCCGGCGCTGCCGCCCCCGCCGCGCACCGCGGGACGACCGGCCGTGCTGGACCTGGACCCGCCGGCCGGCACCGGCTGGACGGCGGCGGCCCTGTCCGCGCTGGCCGCGGACGCGGCCTCCCTGGCGCGGGACATGCTGATCGGCGGCGCGACGGCCGCGGAGCTGACGTTCGAAGAGGACCTCACCCGCCGCGCGGCCGGCCGGTCCGCCCCCGAAGTCGCCGCGCTGGCCGAGGCGGCCGAGGTCCCGCCACACGACCTGGCCCGCTGGGCGGCGGCCTGGCGCGAAGCCGGCCGCGGCGGCCTGACCGCGCTGCGCGAGACCTGGCAGCCCGGCCCCGGCCCGCTCGCCGAAGCCCAGGCGATCCTGGCCGACGCGGGCTTCCCGGGCACCCCGCGGATCTGGCGCAACCGGCTCACCCAGGGCGACCGGCAGCTCCGCTACGGCCGTGACGCCCGCTGGTACCGGTTCGTGCGGTCGGGCGCGGAGTGGCGCCTCGACGGCCCGCCCTCGGCGAGCCCGGTGGACTTGGCCTACTGA